In one window of Nicotiana tabacum cultivar K326 chromosome 12, ASM71507v2, whole genome shotgun sequence DNA:
- the LOC107778646 gene encoding uncharacterized protein LOC107778646, with translation MLAFPSRPVIMMERNRKSNVEHAPNCPRCASTNTKFCYYNNYSLSQPRYFCKACRRYWTKGGSLRNVPVGGGCRKSRRSRSARKDDNTLLTLNPTLSGNEAAGADIDLADVFAKYLNQGTTNDNDHDQDNILQESPLADQDYCSIGASLSNSPSLDSLVNPSSFENESQLDETIIMGNYQDYPCGFLQEERIQGGESIHEVSGQDFLDFNPSFVEMQAMIGDEIMGQGEEFDYNTSFAWQPTMQFQEFGSIFEDNDQLKISTANLASDNNYGCSFDLSSYEIFTRP, from the coding sequence ATGCTAGCGTTCCCTTCAAGGCCAGTGATCATGATGGAGAGAAACCGAAAGTCCAACGTTGAACATGCACCAAATTGTCCTAGGTGTGCCTCTACCAACACAAAGTTTTGTTACTACAACAACTATAGTTTGTCACAACCTAGGTATTTTTGCAAAGCTTGCCGGAGATACTGGACTAAGGGTGGTTCTCTCCGAAACGTCCCCGTTGGCGGCGGTTGTCGGAAAAGTCGACGTTCAAGATCCGCTAGAAAAGACGATAATACCCTTCTAACACTGAATCCCACCCTCTCCGGCAATGAAGCTGCCGGAGCTGACATTGATCTGGCCGATGTTTTCGCCAAGTACTTGAACCAAGGTACAACAAATGATAATGATCATGATCAAGATAATATTCTTCAAGAATCTCCCTTGGCTGATCAAGATTATTGTTCTATTGGAGCAAGCTTATCAAATTCTCCTTCATTAGATAGCTTGGTTAATCCAAGTTCTTTTGAGAATGAGAGTCAATTGGATGAGACCATAATTATGGGTAATTATCAAGATTATCCTTGTGGTTTCCTTCAAGAGGAACGGATACAAGGAGGTGAATCAATTCATGAAGTAAGTGGACAAGATTTTCTTGATTTTAACCCAAGCTTTGTTGAAATGCAAGCCATGATCGGGGATGAAATAATGGGGCAAGGGGAAGAATTTGATTATAACACAAGTTTTGCGTGGCAACCAACGATGCAGTTTCAAGAATTCGGATCAATTTTTGAAGATAATGATCAGCTGAAGATTTCGACAGCAAATTTAGCCAGTGACAATAACTACGGTTGCTCATTTGATCTATCTAGCTATGAAATTTTTACGAGACCTTGA